The stretch of DNA tgttcttcacattgtTCTAGGATTTTAACATATTGCATTAAGTGAATGACATTTCTTTACTCTCAGGTACACAATATTTTGGATATTGGTGCTAAGTGTCAAGCTAGCATTCAGTTACTTTGTGGAGGTAATTTATCCTTTTTTGATGCATACCTTTTCATAGTCAGAATGCTCAATAACCAATTTCTTAAAACTTGTAGTTCATTTGCTTCAATGGGCACCTTCATTCCACAGTCAGGAAGCATTATATTGCTGTTAGCTTGTATTGCTACTTCGCACTAAAAGTCCCCATGACATATTTGTATAAGGATCTCTTTTCCATTTTTGGGTTATAGAAAAACATATATAAGAAAGTATTATTTTGATTCAGCTAATTGGCTACAGAATAATGCTTTGTATAAAGTAACATCTTTTATGAATGAGTCCCACCAATTACACCTAGTTATATAGTGCTTGAAATCTGAATAGAGAACCACAATAATTCTATAATAGTTAGGTGATTTCTTCTTTTGTTATTTGTTTCGTATTTCTCAGTTTAGTTATGAAATCATTTCCAGAAAATGCAGCATAAATTTTTCTCCATAGTTGTTCCCATCGAACGTAGACAATAGAGTAATAAGGACTGATGAAAATGTGATATCATGTTAAATAATTAAAGTACTTGACAACAAAGAGATTTATCAGGTCTGTTCCAAGTCAATCTTGGTTCCCAAATATGAATCTCTCTTTGGAACCATCTGCTGTATACTGAGACCAATTTTGAAGGTTTTAACAGCCTTGGTTTGACCCTTTCTTGCTGACACTTTTTTGCTGCTTTCGTAAGGTTTTATCCTTGGTTCCAATTTTTGTTTTGATGTATCATCTTATCTTACACGATGTACTAAAGAGTAAACATGTTAAAAATCACAGCATGTATTGGAGCTGAAGGTAGTTTATCTAACTTACTTTAGTTCTTGCATGAGTGGAAGCACATAGCTTATTTCTATGGTAACTTATTTTGAAATCAGTGGGAACATATTCATCCAGTCTAATCTGCAAATTATTGATCATGCAAACTTTTCCATCAAATTATTTAAACTCTTTGAGGATATATAGTTTCTGAGTTCTGACAGCTTCATTATTTTTCACTTATTGTGTCCATAGATATTGCCACTTATTCGGCCAACAAAGGTAATCATGAAGATACAGGTAGAAAACTACCGGTTGCATAAGTTTGTTCCTAATGGTAATAAATTGTTcttccttattttatttaattcaccTTGTGATTGCACCAAAATCGATTTAATTTTCCTTTCACCTGCACTAATTCATGTTCTCTAACTTATGTAGTAAAGCACAATATGGGAGTCATTATAGCAATATGGTCTCCAATCATCCTAGTACGTAAGCTTTCAATAACTTCGGTTTGACAGTAATACCATAGTCTTAATCCTTACATCTACCCTGTAACTTGGACCATTATCTGAGAGAGCAGTTCTTTGGTAGGTTTATTTTATGGATGTTCAAGTATGGTACACCATCTTTTCTACTCTTCTAGGTGGAGTTCTAGGAGCTTTCAGGCACTTGGGAGAGGTATGAGGCCACTTCATTGACACTTACATgcaaaatatttttatgattatgtGAAAGAAAGAATTTTGTTTCATACTTTCTCCCAATTATTGCACAGATTCGAACAATTGGGATGGTGCATTCCAGATTTGAATCTATCTCTTCTAAATTTCGAAGCTGTTTTGTTCCACTACATTCTGATGCAGTGACAGAAACCTTGGTAGTGCTATCCTAACTTTTGGAATTCTAGTACTTTATTCACATTCAAAGCAAATGTAGGCAATATGTATGGTGTGATCTTCAGCTATTTATATTTGTATGACCTTTAACATTATCTTTTCTCTTTTGCGCTAAACATAAATACTATGAATTTCCCAGAGTACTtcaaaagaacaaaatgagaatGAATATTTTTGTTTCATGTGGAATGAGTTCATACGTTCCATGCGAATGGAGGATCTGATTAGCAATAGGTTGGAGCATCTTCTTCCCAGAGATTTCATACTGTAAGACAGACATACATGCATACTTTCTAATATCACTCTGCTTTCTTCTCCTGTTCAGGGACAGAGAGTTGCTGCTTTTACCACCTCCACTGGCTAATAAGCCTGGGGATCAGTTTCCACTCTTCTTGCTAGCCAGTAAGGTAAATATTCTTGAGTGTTTATGTTGCTTGGCATATCATGTAATGCAAACACAAAGTCTTTGTTTTACATATTTTCTCTATCCACATATGACAGATTCCTGCTGCAATAAACATCGCAAAAGAGTTTAAGAGGAAGGATCATGCTGAGTTAGAAAAAGTTATTGGGAGTGATAAATATACTTGTGCAGCCATACTAGACTGTTATTACACACTGAAGAGTCTTATATTTTTACTTCTAAAAGATGAAGATGACAAGAAGTAAGACAGAAGCACTTGTTGTACCTTTGAACTTCAGACATAATGCAAACTGGTCTGtgattgtttttctatttttttcttctgGGATAGGATTGTAGACGAGGTCTTCCATGCTGCCAATGGTAAGAAATTGTTTTTGCAAAACTTCAACATGAGTGGTATGCCTTTGCTGGCTGTCAAGTTGGAGAAGTTCCTAAAGATCTTGGTAATAACTGAGCTTATTCTATTTTCATTTCCTGTATTTTTGTCCCTGCATTCGCTGTTGGTGGCATGTAATTGACCTGTATCTGTTAATTAAGCATCTGTTTCTTGAGTTGTTATGTGGCAGATGGCTGATTATGGGGATGAAGAATTCAAGAGTAAAATCACCACTGCCCTCCAGGAGATCATGTATATAATACCTGAAAGTATTGATGATAACTCTCCTCTCAAGGGAGCTCTGAAACGTGATGAAATCTCTCACaagtttaaaaacataaatactaGTGATATCAAAAAGAATATCTGGAGTGAAAAGGCACTGAAACTCATTACTCTTAAATAtgattttcacatatttcaaacAAAGACAAATTTTtatcaagttctaaaattttctaCAGGTAAATAGGCTTCATTTGCTTTTGACTTTCAAGGAATCTGGCACAGATGTGCCTCTGAATTCAGAGGCTCGTCGTCGAATCACATTTTTTGTGAACTCCTTATTTATGAATATGAGAAGTGCACCAAAAGTCAGTAACATGCGTTCCTTCAGGTTGGTAACTCTAGTCAGTTTTGAGACTGTTTTATTCGAAACTAGCTGCCGTAACCGCCACATCAATTCAAAAGTGAATCTACAATTCTAGCTTCATGATAGGTTGAGGTCTCCAGGGTAGTTCTATACGAATTATATGTAGATACTATAATCTGTTGGTTGGAAAAGATATGACTTTAAAGTACCTTCTtagaattttaatataaatttatttcttGGAATTTTTTTTCTTAGTGTTTTGACTCCGCATTACAATGAAGAAGTTGTTTACTCTGATGAAGAACTTAATAAAGAAAATGAGGATGGGGTATCAACTCTGTTTTACCTGAAGACAATTTATCCAggtgagttctttatccattaaCATATTGCTCTTTATTCTTTGGAATCACATGAACTAAGTTAGAGATGTCTGCAAACTAGATGAATGGACCAATTTCGAGGAGCGTATGAAGGACAAACTGGAGGAGGAGAAGAAGGAGGAGCGTCGTAAATGGGTGAGTTACAGAGGACAGACACTCTCTAGATCAGGTCAGGATGATGGTGATCAATTAGCAGTCTGTCATACAATAACTTAAAGTTAATTGTTCATTCTTGGCGTTTGACACAAATATGTTTTCCTATGTGTTTCTAACCAGTTAGAGGGATGATGTACTACAAGAAGGCTCTAGAACTGCAGTGCTCAATGGAATTTACTGATTGTAAGGACCAATAGCTTATATAGACATGAGAtgaaaattctaaatattatctCCAAAATTGATTCAATATTTTTCAGTTCAGCTGAAAGTTGTGTCATATAGTTATTAACTTTATATTGACTTCCTTCATAGCTATTTCAAACGAGGAGGATTGCATTCGGAAGCAAAAATTACCTGATTTGAAGTTCACCTATATCATTTCTTGTCAGATATACGGAAATCTCAAACGTTCAAAAGATCCTCGTCAAAAGGATATTCTAAACCTCATGATAATGTAAGCTAACTTGCAGAGTGCAGTCATAAGATTAAAGTTCTTGACATAAACCTATGGCTGATTCCTTTACTTTCAAAAGGTATCCGTCACTACGTGTTGCTTACATCGATGAAGTAGATGAGGCTTTGAAGGAAAAGACTGAGGGAAAAACTGAGAAAGTGTATTACTCTGTTCTTATCAAGGGTGATACGATCAATTATTCCGAAAGAGTAAGTGCTAGTTTGTATGAAATTAATTTCCCAAATGAATTTTGTTTAAAGTACTTGATTTTGAATCTTCACCCTCTTTGGAACCTGGCAATCCTCAACCATTTATAATAAATTTGGGCCTGGTGGGGTTTCGGTGAAGATTCTATGAATATGATTCTTGATGGAGTGAGTTAAATATTTCCTGCTGTGACCAGATATAATCATGCATATAAAGTTAACGGTTACAAGTTACAACTAGCTTTATGTGCTTTCTCTCTTATCTACTAGTGGCAAGTGGGATGCTAAAAAGTAAAGTATAACCTAATACTTGTATATATGTTGAGACCAGAAATTAGTTCAGATTCCACTAGATTTGGAATATAAGAAATTGTATTCTAATTTCCTTTCTCCTTGATCCTTACCATGTCTGTAGAATCAAAAGAGGGTTTGCATCTGCAATATTCTTAAAGTGGCATACAAACCTGTTAAGGTTCGTGTCAAAGAGTGATATCATAGTCTGGAAAAACTGATTTAATCAATCTACAAGACATCTACACGTGCTAACCTCAACAATTCATTGCCTGAATGGTTAGGTTTCACTGGTGAATTGGTGTCCAGCATTTGAAGTTTTATATCTAACTCTTAGAATCTGTTCTAGCCAGTTTCTATTGAAGTGGCAAAAATATTATGTTGGAAAAAGAATTCTGTTTCAATTGTTTGATTAAGATGAATAGCTAGACTACTGTGCATTACTTAATGCCCTGATTTTTATGGAATTATTTGAAATTCTAATTGCTTATGACATCCCTTTACAGTCGTGTGGTAAAATATCTTGCTctgttattgttttattttcttgtgTTACTAATTTCTTATGACAACCTGGCGTGCCATGTGGCTTGTAGGAAATATACCGTATAAGACTTCCAGGTTCTCCAACAAAAATTGGTGAAGGGAAACCTGAAAATCAAAATCACGCTATTATATTCACTCGTGGAGAGGCCCTGCAGACTATAGACATGAACCAGGTAGATGCCTTTCTGCTGTCTTTCAAGGAGTCATTTTTTGTAGAAATTTTTCCTATGTCTATTGTCTTTATCTCTTTGGTTGTAGGACAATTACTTTGAAGAGGCTTTTAAGATGAGAAATGTATTGGAAGAGTTCCCACATTCCCATGGTGCACAAAAGCCTACAATATTAGGTTTAAGGGAGCATGTATTTACGGGAAGGTTAGAGTGACCACTTCTCTTTATAAGTTCAACTGATCTTGAATGGATAAATAGAGTCAATATGAAAAATACCATTTGCAGAATAATTTGAAGTACTGAATTTTGCTTgagcttttcttcctcttctacaGTGTTTCATCACTTGCTTGGTTTATGTCCAATCAAGAGTTCAGCTTTGTAACCATTGGCCAACGCTTTTTGGCAAGTCCTCTAAGGTAAACCTGGCATTCTTACGATAACTGACTCAGTGCTTCTGAAACATCATGCCTGATTACTACTAATATTTTCATTGAGCTTCTAAGAAGAGCTTAAATGGTGGTTATGCTATTATAAGAACTCGCATAATAATAGTGATAAATAGCCATTTTGTACTGATAACTAACCCTCTCTCACAACATCTGAAATTAAATCTTTCACAATTCCATTTAAATCTAATAAAGGAACTGAATAGAAATAATGTAGCATTTTGTAACTTTGAATTAGCTACAGAAGGTCAAGTCAAACCAGGCATTTCCAATTCAGTTTGAGCTAAGTTGAATCCTTTTCATTATAGTATACGACaatatatttgaaaatgaaatctCCCAAGTGATGATTTTGGGTGATTCTATATTCAGCAATACATTCTCATGGGCTTTTTCCGTTTCTTTTATGGTATACAAAGCTATTTCATTTCAGTTGTACAACTTTTTTACCTATGGACCCACTTAATTCTATCTTAACCAGTGCAGTTTCTTTAAATGATTATCTTTTCAGGGTGCGATTCCATTATGGTCATCCTGATATATTTGACAGAATCTTCCACATAACAAGGGGTGGGATAAGCAAAGCATCAAAAACTATAAACTTAAGTGAGGACATATTCGCAGGTAATGATCAACCATTGTAAGTTGCCAATGTCATATATTGGATATAATGGCTAATTGCTTAAATCTCTTCAGGGTTCAATTCGACTCTTCGTCTTGGGTCTGTGACACACCATGATTATATGCAAGTTGGAAAGGGGCGTGATGTGGGGATGAATCAGATATCAATTTTTGAGGCCAAAGTTGCAAACGGAAATGGGGAACAAACACTTTCTCGTGATGTCCACCGTCTTGGTTGTCACTTTGACTTCTTCAGAATGCTATCATTCTACTGTACAACAGTTGGCTTCTATTTTAACAGCctggtatatataatatatacaaaaatgtttttctatttttagattGGATGAGCTCcttcaaaaattaaaagattgaCTAGATTCATTTTTAAGTGACTTGACCTTATTAGTCAGGGTTACTGTTATGTTGGTATCTCACCGTATGACAAATATTCGGTGTTGCCTGGGTGTTGAATCCTTAATTTAACTAGATAAGCCTTGATAGTTGGATCTGGCATTCACTGCATATAAATGTAGGCTCCTGGATAATACTAAGACTTATGGATGGTTTTATCTGTGTTCTTGCTTGTAGTCTGTTATACTCGGAAAGCTATTGTGACTAACCCTATTATGATTCAGGTTACCGTCCTTATTGTGTATGTTTTCCTTTACGGCCGTTTGTACATGGTTATGACTGGACTGGAAAGAGAGATTCTAGAGGATccacaaattaaaaataacaatgcCCTGGAAGCAGCTTTAGTTACACAATCTTTCATTCAGATGGGCATGTTACTGGTACTGCCCATGTTAATGGAGATTGGCCTAGAGAAAGGGTTCCGCACTGCTTTGGGTGATTTTTTCATTATGCAGCTGCAGCTATCTTCTGTGTTCT from Gossypium hirsutum isolate 1008001.06 chromosome D04, Gossypium_hirsutum_v2.1, whole genome shotgun sequence encodes:
- the LOC107898045 gene encoding callose synthase 7 isoform X1, whose product is MASSSVPKRPPPPPPPFARLMRSRDPRNEYNILPFDGSPIMKLPEIEIAVEAVTKMKTLSSRKIDGVDEIDIFSWLSSLFGFQKGNTTNQREHLILLLANIYTRKKDLKRCTEVEALKGAIKQSKQDFLNNYELWCNYMRTKSNIRAEETEQECLIYVALYLLIWGEASNIRFMPECICYIFHKMADDVNQVFSGDKMIQNPDGSFLSNVIKPIYEILSKEAGKNKGGKASHSRWSNYDDLNECFWSGKCSLELRKQKEKMPLRAAHEILEKFTDGWWKSKINFVEVRTYWQVYRSFDRMWVFFIMALQAMIIVAWTQSGSTSANNEVVLRRVLSIFITYAILSFFRAILDVILSIHAWRNSDLTQPLRYILKLVVAAIWAVVLPVGYSTSVKNPTGPLKFLNHWARDSHNQSLYNYILVLYMIPDLLAIMLFLLPRLREKMELSDWPVINIVMWWAQPKLYVGRGMHVGTFSLLKYTIFWILVLSVKLAFSYFVEILPLIRPTKVIMKIQVENYRLHKFVPNVKHNMGVIIAIWSPIILVYFMDVQVWYTIFSTLLGGVLGAFRHLGEIRTIGMVHSRFESISSKFRSCFVPLHSDAVTETLSTSKEQNENEYFCFMWNEFIRSMRMEDLISNRDRELLLLPPPLANKPGDQFPLFLLASKIPAAINIAKEFKRKDHAELEKVIGSDKYTCAAILDCYYTLKSLIFLLLKDEDDKKIVDEVFHAANGKKLFLQNFNMSGMPLLAVKLEKFLKILMADYGDEEFKSKITTALQEIMYIIPESIDDNSPLKGALKRDEISHKFKNINTSDIKKNIWSEKVNRLHLLLTFKESGTDVPLNSEARRRITFFVNSLFMNMRSAPKVSNMRSFSVLTPHYNEEVVYSDEELNKENEDGVSTLFYLKTIYPDEWTNFEERMKDKLEEEKKEERRKWVSYRGQTLSRSVRGMMYYKKALELQCSMEFTDSISNEEDCIRKQKLPDLKFTYIISCQIYGNLKRSKDPRQKDILNLMIMYPSLRVAYIDEVDEALKEKTEGKTEKVYYSVLIKGDTINYSEREIYRIRLPGSPTKIGEGKPENQNHAIIFTRGEALQTIDMNQDNYFEEAFKMRNVLEEFPHSHGAQKPTILGLREHVFTGSVSSLAWFMSNQEFSFVTIGQRFLASPLRVRFHYGHPDIFDRIFHITRGGISKASKTINLSEDIFAGFNSTLRLGSVTHHDYMQVGKGRDVGMNQISIFEAKVANGNGEQTLSRDVHRLGCHFDFFRMLSFYCTTVGFYFNSLVTVLIVYVFLYGRLYMVMTGLEREILEDPQIKNNNALEAALVTQSFIQMGMLLVLPMLMEIGLEKGFRTALGDFFIMQLQLSSVFFTFQLGTKAHYFGKTILHGGSKYRATGRGFVVRHSKFADNYRLYSRSHFVKALELGLLLVIYEVYGESYRSSSLYLFITFSMWFLVGSWLFAPFIFNPSGFEWQKTVNDWTDWKWWMGIRGGVGIQPENSWESWWDKEQEHLRYTSIRGRVLEILLALRFFVYQYGIVYQLDIAHHSRSLLVYGLSWCAVLVILIVPKMVSVRRLQMFHMDLQLPLRMLKGLLYLILLAVMIILFKFCGLTLSDLFASILAFMPTGWAFILVGQACRPCLHKLLWEPIKEVARAYDFMMGLLLFTPIAFLSWLPAVNEFQTRILFNQAFSRGLHISMILAGKKDGGASFN
- the LOC107898045 gene encoding callose synthase 7 isoform X2, coding for MNYGVTICVPNQISEETEQECLIYVALYLLIWGEASNIRFMPECICYIFHKMADDVNQVFSGDKMIQNPDGSFLSNVIKPIYEILSKEAGKNKGGKASHSRWSNYDDLNECFWSGKCSLELRKQKEKMPLRAAHEILEKFTDGWWKSKINFVEVRTYWQVYRSFDRMWVFFIMALQAMIIVAWTQSGSTSANNEVVLRRVLSIFITYAILSFFRAILDVILSIHAWRNSDLTQPLRYILKLVVAAIWAVVLPVGYSTSVKNPTGPLKFLNHWARDSHNQSLYNYILVLYMIPDLLAIMLFLLPRLREKMELSDWPVINIVMWWAQPKLYVGRGMHVGTFSLLKYTIFWILVLSVKLAFSYFVEILPLIRPTKVIMKIQVENYRLHKFVPNVKHNMGVIIAIWSPIILVYFMDVQVWYTIFSTLLGGVLGAFRHLGEIRTIGMVHSRFESISSKFRSCFVPLHSDAVTETLSTSKEQNENEYFCFMWNEFIRSMRMEDLISNRDRELLLLPPPLANKPGDQFPLFLLASKIPAAINIAKEFKRKDHAELEKVIGSDKYTCAAILDCYYTLKSLIFLLLKDEDDKKIVDEVFHAANGKKLFLQNFNMSGMPLLAVKLEKFLKILMADYGDEEFKSKITTALQEIMYIIPESIDDNSPLKGALKRDEISHKFKNINTSDIKKNIWSEKVNRLHLLLTFKESGTDVPLNSEARRRITFFVNSLFMNMRSAPKVSNMRSFSVLTPHYNEEVVYSDEELNKENEDGVSTLFYLKTIYPDEWTNFEERMKDKLEEEKKEERRKWVSYRGQTLSRSVRGMMYYKKALELQCSMEFTDSISNEEDCIRKQKLPDLKFTYIISCQIYGNLKRSKDPRQKDILNLMIMYPSLRVAYIDEVDEALKEKTEGKTEKVYYSVLIKGDTINYSEREIYRIRLPGSPTKIGEGKPENQNHAIIFTRGEALQTIDMNQDNYFEEAFKMRNVLEEFPHSHGAQKPTILGLREHVFTGSVSSLAWFMSNQEFSFVTIGQRFLASPLRVRFHYGHPDIFDRIFHITRGGISKASKTINLSEDIFAGFNSTLRLGSVTHHDYMQVGKGRDVGMNQISIFEAKVANGNGEQTLSRDVHRLGCHFDFFRMLSFYCTTVGFYFNSLVTVLIVYVFLYGRLYMVMTGLEREILEDPQIKNNNALEAALVTQSFIQMGMLLVLPMLMEIGLEKGFRTALGDFFIMQLQLSSVFFTFQLGTKAHYFGKTILHGGSKYRATGRGFVVRHSKFADNYRLYSRSHFVKALELGLLLVIYEVYGESYRSSSLYLFITFSMWFLVGSWLFAPFIFNPSGFEWQKTVNDWTDWKWWMGIRGGVGIQPENSWESWWDKEQEHLRYTSIRGRVLEILLALRFFVYQYGIVYQLDIAHHSRSLLVYGLSWCAVLVILIVPKMVSVRRLQMFHMDLQLPLRMLKGLLYLILLAVMIILFKFCGLTLSDLFASILAFMPTGWAFILVGQACRPCLHKLLWEPIKEVARAYDFMMGLLLFTPIAFLSWLPAVNEFQTRILFNQAFSRGLHISMILAGKKDGGASFN
- the LOC107898045 gene encoding callose synthase 7 isoform X3 — translated: MIQNPDGSFLSNVIKPIYEILSKEAGKNKGGKASHSRWSNYDDLNECFWSGKCSLELRKQKEKMPLRAAHEILEKFTDGWWKSKINFVEVRTYWQVYRSFDRMWVFFIMALQAMIIVAWTQSGSTSANNEVVLRRVLSIFITYAILSFFRAILDVILSIHAWRNSDLTQPLRYILKLVVAAIWAVVLPVGYSTSVKNPTGPLKFLNHWARDSHNQSLYNYILVLYMIPDLLAIMLFLLPRLREKMELSDWPVINIVMWWAQPKLYVGRGMHVGTFSLLKYTIFWILVLSVKLAFSYFVEILPLIRPTKVIMKIQVENYRLHKFVPNVKHNMGVIIAIWSPIILVYFMDVQVWYTIFSTLLGGVLGAFRHLGEIRTIGMVHSRFESISSKFRSCFVPLHSDAVTETLSTSKEQNENEYFCFMWNEFIRSMRMEDLISNRDRELLLLPPPLANKPGDQFPLFLLASKIPAAINIAKEFKRKDHAELEKVIGSDKYTCAAILDCYYTLKSLIFLLLKDEDDKKIVDEVFHAANGKKLFLQNFNMSGMPLLAVKLEKFLKILMADYGDEEFKSKITTALQEIMYIIPESIDDNSPLKGALKRDEISHKFKNINTSDIKKNIWSEKVNRLHLLLTFKESGTDVPLNSEARRRITFFVNSLFMNMRSAPKVSNMRSFSVLTPHYNEEVVYSDEELNKENEDGVSTLFYLKTIYPDEWTNFEERMKDKLEEEKKEERRKWVSYRGQTLSRSVRGMMYYKKALELQCSMEFTDSISNEEDCIRKQKLPDLKFTYIISCQIYGNLKRSKDPRQKDILNLMIMYPSLRVAYIDEVDEALKEKTEGKTEKVYYSVLIKGDTINYSEREIYRIRLPGSPTKIGEGKPENQNHAIIFTRGEALQTIDMNQDNYFEEAFKMRNVLEEFPHSHGAQKPTILGLREHVFTGSVSSLAWFMSNQEFSFVTIGQRFLASPLRVRFHYGHPDIFDRIFHITRGGISKASKTINLSEDIFAGFNSTLRLGSVTHHDYMQVGKGRDVGMNQISIFEAKVANGNGEQTLSRDVHRLGCHFDFFRMLSFYCTTVGFYFNSLVTVLIVYVFLYGRLYMVMTGLEREILEDPQIKNNNALEAALVTQSFIQMGMLLVLPMLMEIGLEKGFRTALGDFFIMQLQLSSVFFTFQLGTKAHYFGKTILHGGSKYRATGRGFVVRHSKFADNYRLYSRSHFVKALELGLLLVIYEVYGESYRSSSLYLFITFSMWFLVGSWLFAPFIFNPSGFEWQKTVNDWTDWKWWMGIRGGVGIQPENSWESWWDKEQEHLRYTSIRGRVLEILLALRFFVYQYGIVYQLDIAHHSRSLLVYGLSWCAVLVILIVPKMVSVRRLQMFHMDLQLPLRMLKGLLYLILLAVMIILFKFCGLTLSDLFASILAFMPTGWAFILVGQACRPCLHKLLWEPIKEVARAYDFMMGLLLFTPIAFLSWLPAVNEFQTRILFNQAFSRGLHISMILAGKKDGGASFN